A genomic region of Pseudomonas sp. MPC6 contains the following coding sequences:
- the putA gene encoding trifunctional transcriptional regulator/proline dehydrogenase/L-glutamate gamma-semialdehyde dehydrogenase codes for MATTTLGVKLDDPTRERLKAAATSIDRTPHWLIKQAIFNYLEKLEGGATLSELNGLNGKEVDEAGEIHIDHAHQCFLEFAESILPQSVLRASITAAYRRPEPEVVPMLIEQARLPAAMAEATNKLAASIAEKLRNQKSAGGRAGIVQGLLQEFSLSSQEGVALMCLAEALLRIPDKGTRDALIRDKISTGNWHPHLGNSPSLFVNAATWGLLLTGKLVATHNEAGLTSSLSRIIGKSGEPMIRKGVDMAMRLMGEQFVTGETIAEALANASKFEAKGFRYSYDMLGEAALTEHDAQKYLASYEQAIHSIGKASHGRGIYEGPGISIKLSALHPRYSRAQYERVMDELYPRLLSLTLLAKQYDIGLNIDAEEADRLELSLDLLERLCFEPQLTGWNGIGFVIQAYQKRCPYVIDYVIDLARRSRHRLMIRLVKGAYWDSEIKRAQVEGLEGYPVYTRKVYTDVSYIACARKLLSVPEVIYPQFATHNAHTLSAIYHIAGQNYYPGQYEFQCLHGMGEPLYEQVVGKVSEGKLNRPCRVYAPVGTHETLLAYLVRRLLENGANTSFVNRIADQSISIQELVADPVASIEQMATLEGGFGLPHPRIPLPRDLYGAERANSSGIDMANEHRLASLSCALLATAHNHWKAAPMLGCVSSTETPAPVLNPSDLRDVVGHVQEATVDDVDNAIQCALNAAPIWQATPPAERAAILERAADLMEGEIQPLMGLLAREAGKTFANAIAEVREAVDFLRYYAVQARNDFSNDAHRPLGPVVCISPWNFPLAIFSGQVAAALAAGNPVLAKPAEQTPLVAAQAVRLLLEAGIPQGVLQLLPGRGETVGARLVGDDRVKGVMFTGSTEVARLLQRNVAGRLDVQGRPIPLIAETGGQNAMIVDSSALTEQVVIDVVSSAFDSAGQRCSALRVLCLQEDSADRVIEMLKGAMAECRLGNPERLSVDIGPVIDAEAKAGIDKHIQAMRDKGRSVYQVAIANTDEVKRGTFVMPTLIELESFDELQREIFGPVLHVVRYKRKDIDQLIAQINASGYGLTLGVHTRIDETIAKVIDNVNAGNVYVNRNIVGAVVGVQPFGGEGLSGTGPKAGGPLYLYRLLSTRPTDAIEQSFARGDAITAPDVRLRDAMSKPLSALKAWADSNKFADLSTLCAQFAAQSQSGITRVLAGPTGERNSYAILPREHVLCLAEVEGDLLTQLAAVLAVGGSAVWPEADLTKALFARLPKEIQARIKLVADWNKDEVVFDAVLHHGHSDQLRAVCQQVAKRAGAIVGVHGLSQGETGIALERLVIERALSVNTAAAGGNASLMTIG; via the coding sequence ATGGCGACCACTACCCTTGGGGTCAAACTTGACGACCCGACCCGCGAACGCCTCAAGGCTGCCGCGACCTCGATTGATCGCACGCCGCACTGGCTGATCAAGCAGGCAATTTTCAATTACCTGGAAAAACTCGAGGGTGGTGCAACCCTGTCCGAGCTGAACGGATTGAACGGCAAGGAAGTCGACGAGGCGGGCGAGATCCACATCGATCACGCACACCAGTGCTTCCTTGAGTTTGCCGAAAGCATCCTGCCGCAATCGGTGCTGCGCGCTTCGATCACCGCCGCCTACCGTCGCCCGGAACCCGAAGTGGTGCCGATGCTGATCGAACAGGCTCGCCTGCCGGCGGCGATGGCCGAAGCCACCAACAAACTCGCCGCCTCGATTGCCGAGAAACTGCGCAATCAGAAGAGCGCCGGCGGCCGTGCCGGTATCGTTCAAGGCTTGCTGCAAGAGTTTTCCCTGTCGTCCCAGGAAGGCGTGGCGCTGATGTGCCTGGCCGAAGCGCTGCTGCGCATCCCGGACAAAGGCACCCGCGACGCGCTGATCCGCGACAAGATCAGCACCGGCAACTGGCACCCGCACCTGGGCAACAGCCCGTCGCTGTTCGTCAACGCCGCCACCTGGGGTTTGCTGCTGACCGGCAAGCTGGTCGCCACCCACAACGAAGCGGGCCTGACTTCGTCCCTGAGCCGCATCATCGGCAAGAGCGGCGAACCGATGATCCGCAAGGGCGTCGACATGGCCATGCGCCTGATGGGCGAGCAGTTCGTCACCGGCGAAACCATCGCCGAAGCCCTGGCCAACGCCAGCAAGTTCGAAGCCAAGGGCTTCCGTTATTCCTACGACATGCTGGGTGAAGCTGCACTCACCGAACATGACGCCCAGAAGTACCTGGCCTCGTACGAACAAGCCATCCATTCGATCGGCAAAGCGTCCCACGGTCGTGGGATTTATGAAGGCCCGGGTATTTCCATCAAGCTGTCGGCCCTGCACCCGCGTTACAGCCGTGCGCAGTACGAGCGCGTGATGGACGAGCTGTATCCGCGCCTGCTGTCGCTGACGCTGCTGGCCAAGCAATACGACATCGGCCTGAACATCGATGCCGAAGAAGCCGACCGCCTCGAACTGTCCCTGGATCTGCTGGAGCGCCTGTGCTTCGAGCCGCAACTGACCGGCTGGAACGGTATCGGTTTCGTGATCCAGGCTTACCAGAAGCGTTGCCCTTACGTGATCGACTACGTGATCGACCTGGCTCGTCGCAGCCGTCATCGCCTGATGATCCGCCTGGTGAAAGGCGCGTACTGGGACAGCGAAATCAAGCGCGCCCAGGTCGAAGGCCTGGAAGGCTATCCGGTCTACACCCGCAAGGTGTACACCGACGTGTCCTACATCGCCTGTGCACGCAAATTGCTGTCGGTACCGGAAGTCATCTACCCGCAATTCGCCACGCACAACGCCCACACCCTGTCGGCCATTTACCACATCGCCGGTCAGAACTATTACCCCGGCCAGTACGAGTTCCAGTGCCTGCACGGCATGGGTGAACCGCTGTACGAACAGGTTGTAGGCAAGGTTTCCGAAGGCAAGCTGAACCGTCCGTGCCGCGTGTACGCACCGGTCGGCACCCACGAAACACTGTTGGCGTACCTGGTCCGTCGCCTGCTGGAAAACGGCGCGAACACCTCGTTCGTCAACCGCATCGCCGACCAGTCCATTTCGATTCAGGAGCTGGTGGCCGATCCAGTGGCCAGCATCGAGCAGATGGCGACGCTGGAAGGCGGCTTCGGCCTGCCGCACCCGCGTATCCCGCTGCCGCGTGATCTTTATGGTGCCGAGCGCGCCAACTCCAGCGGCATCGACATGGCCAACGAACATCGTCTGGCTTCGCTGTCCTGCGCCCTGCTGGCCACTGCTCATAACCACTGGAAAGCCGCGCCGATGCTCGGTTGTGTCTCCAGCACTGAAACCCCTGCACCGGTGCTGAACCCGTCCGATCTGCGTGACGTAGTAGGCCATGTGCAAGAAGCCACCGTCGACGACGTCGACAACGCGATCCAGTGCGCCCTGAATGCTGCGCCAATCTGGCAGGCCACCCCGCCCGCCGAACGTGCCGCGATCCTGGAACGTGCCGCCGATTTGATGGAAGGCGAGATTCAGCCGCTGATGGGCCTGCTGGCTCGTGAAGCCGGCAAGACCTTCGCCAACGCCATCGCCGAAGTGCGTGAAGCCGTGGACTTCCTGCGTTACTACGCGGTGCAGGCCCGCAACGATTTCAGCAACGACGCCCACCGCCCATTGGGCCCGGTGGTCTGCATCAGCCCGTGGAACTTCCCGCTGGCAATCTTCAGCGGCCAAGTCGCTGCGGCACTGGCCGCCGGTAACCCGGTACTGGCGAAACCTGCGGAACAAACCCCGCTGGTGGCTGCTCAAGCCGTGCGCTTGCTGCTCGAAGCCGGGATTCCGCAAGGCGTGCTGCAACTGCTGCCGGGCCGTGGCGAAACCGTTGGCGCCCGTCTGGTCGGCGACGATCGGGTCAAAGGCGTGATGTTCACCGGTTCCACCGAAGTTGCTCGCTTGCTGCAACGCAACGTCGCGGGTCGTCTGGATGTTCAAGGTCGGCCGATCCCGCTGATCGCTGAAACTGGCGGCCAGAACGCGATGATCGTCGACTCTTCGGCGCTGACTGAACAAGTGGTGATCGACGTCGTATCGTCGGCCTTCGATAGCGCCGGCCAACGTTGCTCGGCACTGCGCGTACTGTGCCTGCAGGAAGATTCCGCTGACCGCGTCATCGAAATGCTCAAGGGTGCCATGGCCGAATGCCGTCTCGGCAACCCGGAGCGCTTGTCCGTGGACATCGGCCCGGTGATCGACGCCGAAGCCAAGGCAGGCATCGACAAGCACATCCAGGCCATGCGCGACAAAGGTCGCAGCGTGTACCAGGTGGCTATCGCCAATACCGACGAAGTCAAGCGCGGCACCTTCGTGATGCCAACCTTGATTGAACTGGAAAGCTTCGACGAGCTGCAACGGGAGATCTTCGGCCCGGTACTGCACGTGGTTCGCTACAAGCGCAAAGACATCGACCAGCTGATTGCTCAGATCAATGCTTCCGGCTATGGCCTGACGCTGGGCGTGCACACCCGTATCGACGAGACCATCGCCAAGGTGATCGACAACGTCAACGCCGGTAACGTCTATGTGAACCGCAACATTGTGGGTGCCGTGGTGGGCGTGCAACCGTTTGGCGGCGAAGGTTTGTCGGGGACTGGCCCGAAAGCCGGTGGTCCGCTGTACCTGTACCGTCTGCTGTCGACGCGTCCTACCGATGCAATCGAACAATCCTTCGCTCGTGGCGACGCCATCACTGCGCCGGATGTTCGTCTGCGCGATGCCATGAGCAAACCGCTGTCGGCCCTGAAGGCTTGGGCCGACAGCAACAAGTTCGCCGACCTGAGCACCCTGTGCGCGCAGTTCGCGGCGCAATCGCAAAGCGGGATCACCCGTGTTCTGGCGGGCCCGACTGGCGAACGCAACAGCTACGCGATCCTGCCGCGCGAGCACGTGCTGTGCCTGGCGGAAGTCGAAGGCGATCTGCTGACCCAACTGGCAGCGGTGTTGGCGGTGGGCGGTTCGGCGGTATGGCCGGAAGCTGACCTGACCAAGGCCTTGTTCGCACGCCTGCCTAAGGAAATTCAGGCACGCATCAAGCTGGTGGCTGACTGGAACAAGGACGAAGTGGTGTTTGATGCGGTTCTGCATCATGGCCATTCCGATCAGTTGCGTGCGGTGTGCCAGCAAGTGGCCAAGCGTGCTGGCGCGATCGTTGGGGTTCATGGTTTGTCGCAAGGCGAAACCGGCATTGCGCTGGAGCGCCTGGTGATCGAGCGGGCGTTGAGTGTTAACACCGCTGCGGCGGGTGGTAACGCCAGCTTGATGACGATCGGCTAA
- the putP gene encoding sodium/proline symporter PutP produces MSVSNPTLITFVIYIAVMVLIGFMAYRSTNNLSDYILGGRSLGSVVTALSAGASDMSGWLLMGLPGAIYMSGLSESWIAIGLIIGAYLNWLFVAGRLRVQTEHNGDALTLPDYFSSRFEDKSGLLRIISAVVILVFFTIYCASGIVAGARLFESTFGMSYETALWAGAAATIAYTFVGGFLAVSWTDTVQATLMIFALLLTPIIVLLATGGVDTTFLAIEAQDASNFDMLKNTTFIGIISLMGWGLGYFGQPHILARFMAADSVKSIAKARRISMAWMILCLCGTVAVGFFGIAYFSANPDLAGPVTENPERVFIELAKILFNPWVAGVLLSAILAAVMSTLSCQLLVCSSALTEDFYKTFLRKTASQVELVWVGRAMVLLVALIAIALASNPENRVLGLVSYAWAGFGAAFGPVVLISVIWKDMTRNGALAGILVGAITVIVWKHFELLGLYEIIPGFIFASLAIYIVSKLGAPTAGMLQRFAAAEADFRLNK; encoded by the coding sequence ATGAGCGTTAGCAATCCAACCCTGATCACGTTCGTGATCTATATCGCAGTAATGGTGCTGATCGGCTTCATGGCCTATCGCTCCACCAATAACCTTTCCGACTACATTCTGGGCGGTCGTAGCCTGGGCAGTGTCGTGACGGCATTGTCCGCCGGCGCCTCCGACATGAGCGGCTGGTTGTTGATGGGCCTGCCGGGCGCCATCTACATGTCCGGTCTGTCCGAAAGCTGGATCGCCATCGGCCTGATCATCGGTGCTTACCTGAACTGGCTGTTCGTTGCCGGTCGTCTGCGCGTGCAGACCGAGCACAACGGCGACGCACTGACCCTGCCGGATTACTTCTCCAGCCGTTTCGAAGACAAAAGCGGCCTGCTGCGGATCATCTCCGCGGTCGTGATCCTGGTGTTCTTCACCATCTACTGCGCCTCCGGCATTGTGGCCGGCGCCCGTCTGTTCGAAAGCACCTTTGGCATGTCCTACGAGACGGCGCTGTGGGCCGGCGCTGCGGCGACGATTGCCTACACCTTTGTCGGTGGTTTCCTGGCTGTCAGCTGGACTGACACCGTACAAGCCACGTTGATGATCTTCGCCCTGTTGCTGACGCCGATCATCGTGCTGCTGGCCACCGGCGGCGTCGACACCACGTTCCTGGCGATCGAAGCGCAAGACGCCAGCAACTTCGACATGCTGAAAAACACCACCTTCATCGGCATCATCTCGCTGATGGGCTGGGGCCTGGGCTACTTCGGCCAGCCGCACATCCTGGCGCGCTTCATGGCGGCGGATTCGGTGAAATCGATTGCCAAAGCTCGCCGCATCTCCATGGCCTGGATGATCCTGTGCCTGTGTGGCACCGTGGCGGTAGGCTTCTTTGGTATTGCTTACTTCTCGGCGAACCCTGACTTGGCCGGTCCCGTGACCGAAAACCCCGAGCGTGTGTTCATCGAACTGGCGAAAATCCTGTTCAATCCGTGGGTCGCCGGTGTGCTGTTGTCGGCCATTCTGGCGGCGGTGATGAGTACCTTGAGCTGCCAGCTGCTGGTGTGCTCCAGCGCCCTGACCGAAGACTTCTACAAAACCTTCCTGCGTAAAACCGCTTCCCAGGTTGAACTGGTCTGGGTCGGTCGCGCCATGGTGCTGCTGGTTGCCCTGATCGCTATCGCGTTGGCCTCCAACCCGGAAAACCGCGTATTGGGTCTGGTCAGCTACGCCTGGGCCGGCTTCGGTGCCGCGTTCGGCCCGGTCGTCCTGATCTCCGTGATCTGGAAAGACATGACCCGCAACGGCGCACTGGCCGGTATCCTGGTCGGCGCGATCACCGTGATCGTGTGGAAACACTTCGAGTTGCTGGGCCTGTACGAGATCATCCCGGGCTTCATCTTCGCCAGCCTGGCGATCTACATCGTCAGCAAGCTGGGCGCGCCGACTGCCGGCATGCTGCAGCGCTTCGCTGCGGCCGAGGCAGATTTCCGCCTGAACAAGTGA
- the rlmJ gene encoding 23S rRNA (adenine(2030)-N(6))-methyltransferase RlmJ: MNYRHAFHAGNHADVFKHLTLTRLIALMSRKEQPFAYLDTHAGIGLYDLQGDQASRTGEYLEGIARLWDQPDLPILTADYMQVLHEMNPDGQLRYYPGSPELARRLTRPQDRVLLNEKHPEDGVLLKDNMKGDRRVKVHLGEGWHVPRAMLPVPEKRAVMLIDPPFEQLDEMQRCAASLKEAISRMRQTVAAIWYPVKDQRLLRRFYQDLAGTGAPKLLRVELLVHPLDTPNSLNGSGLAIANPPWGLEEELRELLPWLSKKLGQTQGGWQMDWLIAE; the protein is encoded by the coding sequence ATGAATTATCGCCACGCCTTCCATGCCGGCAATCACGCCGACGTGTTCAAACACCTGACCTTGACCCGCCTCATCGCCTTGATGTCGCGCAAGGAGCAGCCGTTTGCCTATCTCGACACTCACGCCGGCATTGGTCTGTACGACCTTCAAGGCGATCAGGCCAGCCGTACCGGCGAGTACCTGGAAGGCATTGCGCGTTTGTGGGATCAGCCGGATCTGCCGATCCTGACGGCTGATTACATGCAGGTCCTGCACGAGATGAACCCGGATGGCCAGTTGCGCTATTACCCGGGGTCGCCGGAGTTGGCGCGGCGCCTGACCCGGCCGCAGGACCGGGTGTTGCTGAACGAGAAACACCCCGAAGATGGCGTGTTGCTCAAGGACAACATGAAGGGCGATCGTCGGGTGAAGGTGCATCTGGGCGAAGGCTGGCATGTGCCGCGGGCGATGTTGCCGGTGCCGGAGAAGCGCGCGGTGATGTTGATTGATCCGCCGTTCGAGCAGCTCGATGAGATGCAGCGTTGCGCGGCGTCGTTGAAAGAGGCGATCAGCCGGATGCGCCAGACGGTGGCGGCGATCTGGTATCCGGTGAAGGACCAGCGCCTGTTGCGGCGTTTCTATCAGGATCTGGCGGGAACCGGCGCGCCGAAATTGTTGCGCGTGGAGTTGCTGGTGCATCCGCTGGATACGCCAAACAGCCTCAATGGTTCGGGGTTGGCGATTGCCAATCCGCCGTGGGGGCTGGAAGAGGAATTGCGTGAGTTGCTGCCGTGGTTGTCCAAGAAGCTTGGGCAGACCCAGGGTGGGTGGCAGATGGATTGGTTGATTGCCGAATAG
- the msrA gene encoding peptide-methionine (S)-S-oxide reductase MsrA, translated as MVLRSEILVNKNVLPTKEQALPGRETPMSLPEKHFVHDAPLLGPFATNVDFAIFGLGCFWGAERRFWQREGVVSTVVGYAGGFTPNPTYEEVCSGLTGHTEVVLVVYEPEKVSYDELLKMFWELHNPTQGMRQGNDIGTQYRSVIYATNPDQLAAAKRSAQVFQTELTKAGKGTITTEIDEAPTVYFAETYHQQYLAKNPEGYCGIGGTGVTCPI; from the coding sequence ATGGTTCTGCGCTCGGAAATCCTGGTAAACAAAAACGTGCTCCCGACTAAAGAACAAGCTCTGCCCGGCCGTGAAACGCCAATGTCCCTGCCGGAAAAACATTTCGTCCACGACGCCCCGCTACTGGGTCCGTTCGCCACCAATGTCGACTTTGCAATCTTCGGCCTGGGTTGCTTTTGGGGTGCGGAGCGTCGCTTCTGGCAGCGTGAAGGCGTAGTCAGCACCGTGGTGGGGTATGCCGGTGGTTTCACACCTAATCCGACCTATGAAGAAGTCTGCTCGGGCCTGACCGGGCACACCGAAGTCGTGCTCGTGGTCTACGAGCCGGAAAAAGTCAGCTACGACGAGCTGCTGAAGATGTTCTGGGAACTGCACAACCCGACCCAGGGCATGCGCCAAGGCAACGATATCGGCACGCAGTATCGCTCGGTGATCTACGCCACCAACCCGGACCAACTGGCAGCCGCCAAGCGCAGCGCGCAGGTGTTCCAGACCGAACTGACCAAGGCCGGCAAAGGCACCATCACCACCGAAATCGACGAAGCCCCGACGGTCTACTTCGCCGAGACGTATCACCAGCAGTATCTGGCCAAGAATCCAGAAGGGTATTGCGGGATTGGCGGTACAGGCGTGACCTGCCCGATCTGA
- a CDS encoding GGDEF and EAL domain-containing protein has translation MKSQPDATSRMVAEVVTQLPVPSRLGMLRFERLNEPNWGLLFLDPNCERQFGQPARELCALVDSPYASLMEPEARYRLHDAIQQQLSGSPHYLIRYTLHTAKGALSLLELGEAYRQHNRHLLRGYLMVVEGLFEGEQTLPTLDLETQNSRLQFALELNQRAQQEQLLHLDRVRAQQDLILLLTRQRYSANNSLHEAAELITRSACDIYEIDCASLWNLEGSRLSPISAYHRATRQYQLPEPIDVSDFPDYMEALHSSRAIDAHNAMHDPRTRVMAQSLRPRDVNAMLDASIRVDGQVVGVLCLEQTGTTRAWQSDEIAFAGELADQFAQVINNHKRRTATSALHLFQRAVEQSANAFLLVNCDGVVEYVNPSFTAITQYTTDEVHGQRLSELPALENLSELLFDAPSALTMSNSWQGEFKSRRKNLEPYWGQLSISKVYGDNRELTHYIGIYEDITQTKLAQQRIERLAYTDNLTNLGNRPAFIRNLDERFARDSDTPISLLLVDIDNFKRINDSLGHQTGDKLLISLARRLRNSLSPSGSLARFASNEFAVLLDNTDISAGLQVANQLLATLDKPMFVDNQLISVTGSVGLACAPLHGRDPQTLMRNAGLALHKAKANGKHQVQVFTEALNAEASYKLFVENNLRRALTQNELEVFYQPKLCLRSGRLLGMEALLRWNHPEKGMIRPDQFISVAEETGLIIPIGKWIARQACRMSKDLTAAGLGNLQVAINLSPKQFSDPDLVASIASILKEEALPANLLELELTEGLLLEATEDTHLQLDQLKRLGLTLAMDDFGTGYSSLSYLKKFPIDIIKIDRSFIHEIPDNQDDMEITSAVIAMAHNLKLKVVAEGIETAEQLAFLRRHRCDVGQGYLFDRPIPGSELIEKLKRYPRGPIA, from the coding sequence ATGAAAAGCCAACCCGATGCCACCAGCCGTATGGTGGCCGAGGTAGTGACGCAGTTGCCTGTGCCATCACGGCTCGGCATGCTGCGTTTCGAACGGCTGAATGAACCGAACTGGGGGCTGCTGTTTCTCGATCCCAATTGCGAACGACAGTTTGGTCAGCCGGCCAGGGAGCTTTGTGCCCTGGTCGACTCACCCTACGCCAGCCTGATGGAGCCCGAAGCGCGCTATCGACTGCACGACGCAATTCAGCAGCAACTCAGCGGCAGCCCGCATTACCTGATCCGCTACACCCTGCACACCGCCAAAGGCGCCCTGAGCCTGCTCGAGTTGGGCGAAGCCTACCGACAACACAATCGACACCTGCTGCGCGGCTACCTGATGGTCGTGGAGGGATTATTCGAGGGCGAACAAACGCTGCCGACGCTTGATCTGGAAACCCAGAACTCGCGCCTGCAATTCGCCCTGGAACTCAATCAACGCGCCCAGCAGGAACAGCTCCTGCACCTGGACCGGGTGCGCGCCCAGCAAGACCTGATCCTGCTGCTGACCCGCCAACGCTACAGCGCCAACAATTCCCTGCATGAAGCTGCCGAACTGATCACCCGCAGCGCCTGCGATATCTACGAAATCGACTGCGCCAGCCTGTGGAACCTCGAAGGTTCGCGGCTATCGCCCATCTCGGCCTATCACCGTGCCACCCGGCAATATCAACTGCCGGAGCCGATCGACGTCAGCGACTTCCCCGATTACATGGAAGCCCTGCATAGCAGCCGCGCCATCGACGCCCACAATGCGATGCATGACCCGCGCACTCGGGTAATGGCTCAAAGCCTGCGCCCGCGCGATGTGAATGCCATGCTCGACGCCAGTATCCGTGTCGATGGCCAGGTGGTCGGCGTGCTCTGCCTTGAACAGACCGGTACGACCCGTGCCTGGCAGTCGGATGAAATCGCCTTCGCCGGCGAGCTGGCGGATCAGTTCGCCCAAGTGATCAACAACCACAAGCGCCGCACGGCCACCAGCGCTTTGCACCTGTTCCAGCGCGCGGTGGAACAAAGCGCCAACGCCTTCCTGCTGGTCAATTGCGACGGCGTGGTGGAGTACGTCAACCCAAGCTTCACGGCGATCACCCAGTACACCACCGACGAAGTCCACGGCCAGCGGCTGTCGGAATTGCCGGCGCTGGAAAATCTCAGCGAACTGCTGTTTGACGCGCCCTCGGCGCTGACCATGAGCAACAGTTGGCAGGGCGAATTCAAAAGCCGGCGCAAAAACCTCGAACCCTACTGGGGTCAGTTGTCGATTTCCAAAGTCTACGGTGACAACCGCGAGCTGACCCATTACATCGGCATCTATGAAGACATCACCCAGACCAAGCTTGCCCAGCAGCGCATCGAGCGCCTGGCTTACACCGACAACCTGACCAACCTCGGCAACCGTCCGGCGTTCATCCGCAACCTCGATGAACGCTTCGCCCGAGACAGCGATACGCCGATCAGCCTGTTGCTGGTGGACATCGACAACTTCAAGCGGATCAACGACAGCCTTGGCCATCAAACCGGTGACAAGTTGCTGATCAGCCTGGCCCGGCGGCTGCGCAACAGCCTGAGCCCGAGCGGCAGCCTGGCACGCTTTGCCAGTAACGAATTCGCGGTGCTGCTGGACAACACCGACATCTCGGCTGGCCTGCAAGTTGCCAACCAGTTACTGGCGACCCTCGACAAGCCGATGTTCGTCGACAACCAATTGATCAGCGTCACCGGCTCCGTGGGCCTGGCCTGCGCGCCGCTGCACGGACGCGACCCGCAGACCCTGATGCGCAACGCCGGGCTGGCGCTGCACAAGGCCAAGGCCAACGGTAAACATCAGGTTCAGGTGTTCACCGAAGCGTTGAACGCCGAGGCCAGCTATAAGTTGTTCGTCGAGAACAACCTGCGCCGCGCCCTGACCCAGAACGAACTGGAGGTGTTTTATCAACCCAAGCTCTGCCTGCGCAGCGGTCGCCTGCTGGGCATGGAAGCCTTGCTGCGCTGGAACCATCCGGAAAAAGGCATGATCCGCCCGGATCAGTTCATCAGCGTCGCCGAAGAAACCGGCCTGATCATTCCGATCGGCAAGTGGATCGCCCGCCAGGCCTGCCGCATGAGCAAGGACCTGACGGCCGCTGGCCTGGGCAATCTCCAGGTGGCGATCAACCTGTCGCCCAAACAGTTCTCCGACCCGGACCTGGTGGCATCCATTGCCAGCATCCTCAAGGAAGAAGCGCTGCCGGCAAACCTGCTGGAGCTTGAGTTGACGGAAGGCCTGCTGCTGGAAGCCACCGAAGACACCCATCTGCAGCTCGACCAGCTCAAGCGCCTGGGCCTGACCCTGGCCATGGACGACTTTGGCACCGGTTACTCGTCGCTCAGTTACTTGAAAAAATTCCCGATCGACATCATCAAGATCGATCGAAGCTTCATCCACGAAATTCCGGATAACCAGGACGACATGGAAATCACCTCCGCGGTGATCGCCATGGCCCACAACCTGAAACTCAAGGTCGTGGCTGAAGGCATCGAGACGGCCGAGCAGTTGGCCTTTCTGCGCCGCCACCGCTGCGACGTCGGCCAGGGCTACCTGTTCGACCGACCAATTCCGGGCAGCGAGCTGATCGAAAAGCTCAAACGCTACCCGCGTGGCCCGATCGCCTGA